Below is a window of uncultured Sphaerochaeta sp. DNA.
GTCACCACTCATTGGCCCCATGAAACCGATTTTTGGGCTGGATACTTCTCCACCACCCTGAGCAAACAAGGGGGAAGCCAGCAAAGCCACCAGGATAAAACAGACAAACAGGCTTTTCTTCATATTAGTACCTCCATATACTGATCGAACAAGCTGAAACATTTTCGTTTCGAAACATTGGTTAAGTTTATACATTAACTAGTATATTTATGCAACATTCAACCACGACAATTTGTAAATTTTCCTCTCATTACCGAAAATCTCTTCTGAAAGTGAAATATTATTGCAAGCCACAGAGTTTTCAGTAGGGATTTCCCTAATGACGATTTATACTGGAGAAAGCAGTAAGACTTAAGGAGGTTCATATGGCTGAGAAAGTGGGTATGATTGCTGAGTTCAAGAAATTCATCACCAGAGGAAATGTAATTGATATGGCCGTCGGTATTATTATTGGCACTGCATTCAAGGAAATCATCAACTCCCTGGTAAAAGAGATTATCATGCCCTTGATCGGGCTCTTCCTGGGTGGGGTAAGTTTCGTTGACCTGAAAATAGTCATTGCTGAGGCCACGGAACAGACCACTGAGGTTGCCATCATGTACGGAAACTTCATCCAGAGGATCATCGACTTCCTCATCATCGCGTTTGTAGTATTTATGATGGTCAGGACAATCAACAGAATCCGTGAGCGAATTGAGGCAAGGAAAAAAGCTGAAGCTGCAGCAGAAGCAGAGGCAGCACCTCCTGCCCCAACCCCTGTTGATATCGTTTTGCTTACTGAAATCAGAGACCTGTTGAAGAAGTAATAAATTTCACTCGCCCCTTGCATCCTCTACCGGATTTGGGGTAGTATCGCTGTGTGTTGCCCTCGTAGCTCAGCTGGATAGAGCACTTCCCTCCTAAGGAAGGGGTCGTGCGTTCGAATCGCGCCGGGGGCAAGAAAGGCTGTTGGGAATCCCAACAGCCTTTTCTCATCTTTATAGAACTAGTACGAGAATCGATAGTATTAACAACAGAGCCAGTAATACAATCAGGGAAATGCGGAGAACCTTGCTCCGCTTCATTCGTAGTCGGTTTTCCACGGTATCGCGGGAGCGTTCATATCCAAGCCGTGCTTCTTCCGCTTCCAGTCTCTTCTGCCGTTCTTCCTCGGCCTTCAGCTCAGCTTCCCGTTGTTGTTTGTTTACTGCATCCTGTTTTGCTTCCTGTTCCTTGAGGTCCAGGTAACAACGTCCACAGAGGACCATCCCCTCGCAATCATGCATGTCATCGTAGTAGCTTTCATTACATTCAGGACAGATGTAGCAGCGTTTGAGTTTGCCTTCCTCAATAAGTTTGCAAACTACCATGCGATGGGTGGCATCCGCCTCCTTGTTCTTTCTTGAGAGGATGCGACGATACCAGGGAAGTTTCTCTTGTTCAGCTTCCTTCTCCTCCAATTCCGTGGAGAGGCGGACAATTCGCTCACTCAGACCGCGGTCCTGGGTAATAAGCAGAAGGTTTCGTTTGCTGCCAATCTGAGTAAACAACTGTACCAGATGGTCATCGGCAATACCTTGGCTACCGGTATCTCCGATACGAACCAAGCCTCGTTTTGCAAGGAACCGAATCAGATCAGGACGAATGGTGGAGCGTATTCTCACCTCCTTGTCCTTCTCTGGATTGTCCTTAAGTCCATGCAATTCCTCAAGGGTCTTCTCAAGGATGATCAGTTTTTTCTTGCGCCGTTTAAGAATGCTTTCAGCATTTGTAACGAAATGCAAGAACCAGTCCTTCTGGATAATGGGAGCGGTATCAACATAAATCTCGTCAAATGAGCGCAACTGCTCATCGAGCTCTGCTATGTATGTCTCATCAGGATTGAGAAATCGGCTCCTGTCGCCAATCTTGCTGGCTATCACCTCTCTGTACAGGTCCAGTTCCCCTGCAGGGTTCTGTGCCTCCAGGTTGATGCCGACACTCCTGAGAATACTCGACACCTTCTCCTTGTTCAGTTTGAATTCAGAGGAGAGGATATCCACCGTATTTTCACTGGTGATGGTCTCCACATTTTGCTTTTTAGGAGGAGTCCTCCGTAAAAAATTTGCCATTGTTTCCTGTCATTAGTCCTTCGCACGTTTAGCGCGGATAATCGCTACAGCCTCATCCATCGTCAAAGCACCGGCCTTCTCTTCATCCTTCTTGTACTCATTGGGTAGGGCAATATTTTGTTTGCCGAAGCGAAGGTAGAAGCCGTAGCGTCCAGTAGCAAGTGCCACTGGCTCTTGTTCGAATTGGCCAAGTTCCTTGATCACGGATGCCTTGGCACTCCCTCTTCCTGCTTTTCCCCCACTACCCTTCTCTGGTTCCTTGCTGAGTAATTCAAGGGCCTCTTCAAGGGTTATGGAAAAGAGCTGTTGGTCTTTATCCAACCGATTGAGTTTTCTTGTCTTCTTATCGCAGGAGATGTAAGGACCATATTTTCCTTTCTGGGCAAGCACCTCATTTCCCTTCTCATCTTTACCCAGTACGCGGGGAAGTGCAAGGTATCTGCTTGCTATCTCCAGATCTTCACTCCTGTCTGCATCATGAACCCACTTGGGAATGGATGCTCGTACCGCACTCTTACCATCGCCTTCCTGCCAGTATGGTCCAAATCTTCCGTTCATCAACTTCACCGGCTCACCCTGTACCGGACCTTTTCCGAGTTCAACCGGTACATGCACCTTCTTACCCTCAGCAATAAGGGTTTTCACATCCTCATCAGTGGTAGTACCGGGCAACCAAGTGTTGGGAAGTGAGATAAATTGTCCGTCCTTATCCACTACGTAGGGACCATAGGGGCCGATCATAACCGGATTATCATCGCTGATCTGAGAGAGACGGAGTGTTTTCGAGACTACCTTGTTGTCCAAGGCGAGCTGGAGCTTGTTCTGGTTCTCCAACCCCGTATCTCCAAGGTAAAACGCATTCAGGAACTTGTTCTTATCCAGTTCCCCAGCAGCAATCTTGTCAAGATTGTCCTCCATCTTCGAGGTAAAATCATAGTCGATAAACTGGGGAAAATTGGTTTCCAGGAACTGACACACAGCAAATCCCATGAACGTGGGTACCAGTGCATTTCCCTCTTTCATGACATACTTCCTATCCATCAGTGTCTTGATGATGGAGGCATACGTGGACGGCCTTCCAATACCCCGCTTCTCCAGCTCCTGTACCAGGGATGCTTCAGTATAACGAGCTGGACTCTTGGTCTGGTGTGCGATCTCTTCAAGTTGCTGCAAGGAACACACCTCTCCAGCCTTCATTGCAGGCAGGAGGGTCTCCTTATCGTCCAGTGCTGCATCAGGATCATCAGACCCTTCAACATAGGCCCGGATGAAACCGGGAAATACAATCTGCGTTCCTGAGGCTACAAACGTTCCATTCCCTGCCTTGATGGTTACCGTGGTGGTAGCCTTCTTTGCATCAGCCATCTGACTTGCAAGGGTTCGCTTCCAGATAAGCTCATAGAGGGCCAGATCCTTCCCACTGAGCGAGGTTTCACTGGGAACTGCGAACCGCTCCCCTGCTGGCCTGATCGCCTCATGGGCTTCCTGGGCTCCAGCGCTCTTTGCAGCAAAATACCTCGGGGACGGTGAGAGATACTCTTTCCCGTAGAGGTGATCCACCAAGGAGCGTGCTGCATTCGTCCCTTCCTGGCTCAGGGAAGGACTATCGGTACGCATATACGTTATATATCCATTCTCATACAGCCGCTGCGCAATGCGCATTGTCTCAGAAGCACTGATATGCAGCTTCTTGATCGCATCCTGCTGCAAGGTGCTGGTCGTGAAAGGGATGGAGGGACGAGTCACAAACGGCTTCTTCTGGACATCTTCAACAACGAAGGCAGCGGAAGAAAGTTCCTTTACAATAGCCTTTGCTTGCTCCTCAGCGAGCAACAAGGTGTTTTGCTTTCCCTTGTATTCACCGGTTGTTGAATCAAAGTCCTTACTACTTGCGATTGCCTGGCCAGCATATGCTGTCAATTTTGCCTCGAAAACCTGTTTGGAAACACTCTGCAGCTTTGCCTTCGCATCAAAGTAGGTACTCTGGGAAAAGGCGATCCTGAGTCGTTCCCTGTCAACGGTCAGGCGTAACCCTACCGACTGTACCCTTCCAGCTGAAAGCCGCTTGTTGGAAAGTTTTTTCCACAGCGTTGGGCTAAGGGTATACCCGTAGAGACGGTCAACAACACGTCTGCTCTCCTGTGCCTGGACCAGGTTTTCATCCAAGTCCCTGCCATGATCGAGTGCATCGGTGATTGCTTTCTTTGTTATCTCGTGGAATACCATCCTCTGATGAGGCACTTTTGGCTTGAGCACTTCCAATAAATGCCAAGAGATGCTTTCCCCCTCTCGGTCCTCATCAGTTGCCAATAAAAGTTTATCAACGGACTTCAAGGAGCTCTTGATCTCCTTGATCAAAGCATTCTTACCTGCTACCACCTGATACTCACAGGCGAAACCTTTCTCGACATCAATTGCCATCTTGTCCTCGGGAAGGTCACGTATATGCCCTTTACTGGCAACGACTTTGCAGTTCGAGGGAAGAAATTTCGAGATGGTTCTGGCCTTGGTTGGCGACTCGACGATTATCAGTGTGTTGGCATTATCCATGCAATATACTCCTAAAGACCGGTGGTCTTAAGTTAACACATATACTGCCGGCTTCAGCTTTTGTCAACGCTTAGTGAAAAAACTTACTATTCCAAGAGCGTGCTTTTGAAGACTCCAGCATCCCCAGGATTAGGGTTTTTGAACAGTCCCCAGGAAGCAATTCCTGATCCTTCTGTCTCAAAATGGAGTTGCTGTTTCCCATTGCCTGCCAAGAGAAACCGGTACTGCGAAATGGTGGAGAACCTCATCATACCCACCTTGGTCTCCACCTCAACCAGGATGTGGTTATCGGTGTACTCTACACGCTTCACACTCCAGCTTTTTGGATTGAAATTTGTGGTGTTAAAGATTTCTGCATTCAATCGGTAGGCTATCTGATATGAATGATCACCATCATAGGGAATCTGGTCTCCAATACGATCAGGGGGAACCAATGGATAGAGCTGGCAAGGTTTCTCAAAAAGACCATGGATGACATAGGAGCCTTCTTCAAAGCTGACAAGGTAGTCCAACTGCCTGCATTTGCCTTTATTATCTTCTTTTGTCAGATTCACCCATCTATAGCGGCCTTCCCACCCGGGTGTTTCTACCCACAGCCGCTCCACAGCAATCTCTCCCACCCCCTTTTTCCTTGCAGCAATCAGTATTTCATACGGAGTATGGCTGGTAAGCGGGCGCTCATTGGAACCCAAGACGGCCTTATTCCCTTGTGTGTGTACCATTGGCTCCTTATTGAGGTAGAGGTCATAATACTCAGCA
It encodes the following:
- the mscL gene encoding large-conductance mechanosensitive channel protein MscL; amino-acid sequence: MAEKVGMIAEFKKFITRGNVIDMAVGIIIGTAFKEIINSLVKEIIMPLIGLFLGGVSFVDLKIVIAEATEQTTEVAIMYGNFIQRIIDFLIIAFVVFMMVRTINRIRERIEARKKAEAAAEAEAAPPAPTPVDIVLLTEIRDLLKK
- the topA gene encoding type I DNA topoisomerase, which gives rise to MDNANTLIIVESPTKARTISKFLPSNCKVVASKGHIRDLPEDKMAIDVEKGFACEYQVVAGKNALIKEIKSSLKSVDKLLLATDEDREGESISWHLLEVLKPKVPHQRMVFHEITKKAITDALDHGRDLDENLVQAQESRRVVDRLYGYTLSPTLWKKLSNKRLSAGRVQSVGLRLTVDRERLRIAFSQSTYFDAKAKLQSVSKQVFEAKLTAYAGQAIASSKDFDSTTGEYKGKQNTLLLAEEQAKAIVKELSSAAFVVEDVQKKPFVTRPSIPFTTSTLQQDAIKKLHISASETMRIAQRLYENGYITYMRTDSPSLSQEGTNAARSLVDHLYGKEYLSPSPRYFAAKSAGAQEAHEAIRPAGERFAVPSETSLSGKDLALYELIWKRTLASQMADAKKATTTVTIKAGNGTFVASGTQIVFPGFIRAYVEGSDDPDAALDDKETLLPAMKAGEVCSLQQLEEIAHQTKSPARYTEASLVQELEKRGIGRPSTYASIIKTLMDRKYVMKEGNALVPTFMGFAVCQFLETNFPQFIDYDFTSKMEDNLDKIAAGELDKNKFLNAFYLGDTGLENQNKLQLALDNKVVSKTLRLSQISDDNPVMIGPYGPYVVDKDGQFISLPNTWLPGTTTDEDVKTLIAEGKKVHVPVELGKGPVQGEPVKLMNGRFGPYWQEGDGKSAVRASIPKWVHDADRSEDLEIASRYLALPRVLGKDEKGNEVLAQKGKYGPYISCDKKTRKLNRLDKDQQLFSITLEEALELLSKEPEKGSGGKAGRGSAKASVIKELGQFEQEPVALATGRYGFYLRFGKQNIALPNEYKKDEEKAGALTMDEAVAIIRAKRAKD